The nucleotide window ctcagtacctatatcATTAAATGGAGAGAATTCAGAATGAGGGCTgccccatggaaaggcgcccgagcagttgggggtttggtgtcTTGCTCAGGAGCACTTGtagtgggtggtgtgtgtttgtgtgtgtgggtgtgtgtgtgtgtgtgtgtgtgtgtgtgtgtgtgtgtgtgtgtgtgtgtgtatcggcAACATGATTTGATCAAAATCCCATGCCATTTAAGCCTCATTGAATGTGGTGAGTCAAACTTGATCACCTCGACACACGTTACTTGATGAACACTTCCACCTAGAGGTCATTTGCAGCAAAAACATCTTctagtttaattttttgttcAAGCTTGTTAGCCGCATATTTGGCTGAGGCTCAAATACCATGCTGTAAACACACTGCCTATTTaaatccactaaaagtgcttcttttttttaccactagcATGCTCAGATTGTTATAAGTATCTGACGAGATTATGGGAATATGGTAAAGTTGCCGTTTACTGcccatagaaataaaaaatttcTATGATCTTGATTTCATGCCTCACTGGTCCAGGTACATGGATTTCATCTCCTCTTCAGCAGGCAGTAGTCATCCCTGCTAAAATAGTCACCTTTGAAGGATAGGATTTAACTACACTTTTAGCTCCCACTTACCAACTTCCTGTCTTCTAACACCATAGCAACTCGGAGATGGAAAATATGAGTGCTTTTGGCAGGTTTGGGGTTGGTCGTGACACTCAGATGCAAAGTAGGAGAGAGTCACACAAAACAGCAAACACTCACCAAAGTTCACAAGAACCCCTCACAATAGACATTTCCTCTCTGGTAAATCGTCCAGCTATTGTGAGCCAAACCCACAGTACATAATGTATTTTTAGCAGCTTATAACGATAAACGCCAGTGATCCTTGAAATGAaattctcattttttttcttgttttgcttttcctcaagggaggtcaaaggtcaggatCAAATACACTGAGTGCTCCTGGAGCGGATACATCTGCAATGTCTTGCTCAAGAACAACCTCAGCAGGGTGAAGGCAGCAGGGAACTTGCCTCTGGACATCCAGATGGAGGACGGTCTCCCTCACCATGAAGCCATCCTGCCGCCCTGCTGATGTTATGTAGACCTGTTCACTCCTACATACTGAGCTGTTTCTGCTGTCAGCGGGCAGTGAAGTAGAAGGTGCGCACTGCGTAACCTCACAGAAAAGACTGTGCTTGCAAAGTTATGGTGCATATTATTAGTTAAGATCAACGCCACAACAAAGCTCAGCTTATTGAttcattacatttcattaaGGTCAGCACCACAAACAAAATTCCATTCCCCTTTCCACGGTTTCTTGGTGTAGGCAGAAATCTCAGACATTGATGTCTAAAAACCTGGGCCTGTCTGCGTAGCTAAACACcaaaagggaaaagagagaaaacatgttttttgcatgtttggTGAACCATCCTTTAACTGTTCCATTTATCTTTTACTATGACTGTTAAtgccactattcatttcaaccccaaccggcctgtcggacaccgcctaccaagagcctgggtctgtccaacgTTTTTCCTCGCAACTGTTGCACTTGTTGCTTGCTCTGAAAGGgaaatactagaactgttgggtccttgtaaattatagagtgtggtggTCTATACTtactctatttgtaaagtgtcttgatataactcttgttatgaattgatactataaataaaattgaactgaacgGTATATTCATTTATATAACCACTACAGCCAAGGGTCCATTGAGAGTCCATTTTCTAACATCTGTAATGTGACTATTCTTAACAACATTCCTCATAACAGAAACCAGGACAGCATGGCACAGCTCAGTTTGGTTGTGTACACTGCCTCTCTGTTCGCAGAAGTGATCAATTATAACTTGTTGACATTGGTTCATAATGGTTTCAAACAAGAAAAtcaaaagaagaaataacacTGCAATATTGCCAAGTTAGATTTACTggaatgtaaatatatttttaagatgAAACAAGAATAACCTACATTATGTACATTAACGCACTGTTAGTCaataatttcattaaaatagtaattTTATGAAACAGATGGAATTAAGACATTACTGGCAACTGTAGTGGTTAAAGCTGATTAGGAACGATGAACAGTTTTACAAAACGTGTCTAAAGATGCACCTTTGTGATCCCCTGGATCTCAACTAGAGTTAAACCAGAGTTTATTGGTGCTCTTTCAAGAATTCTTTCATATAGGTGGCAAGGGCTTCAGTGTCCTCCAGCGTTACAGCGTTGTACAGAGATGCACGAATTCCTCCAACTGATCTGCAGGGGGAGACAAACCGTCATGTTTGAGTCATTGCAAGAAAAGAGATACTTTATGCAACTGCTGGTGTCCATGTTCAACTTTACTTGTGTTAAACTTCAGGACACAGTATTCTTTCTAGTAACCCATGAAATATAGCAATAAAGAAGGAATGCGTGTGTTTGACTAACCTGTGTCCTTTCAGCGATATCATTCCACGTTTGGATGCGCCAGCCAAAAAGTCCTTTTCCAAGTCTTCATCTCCCTCCTTCTTCCCCACACGAAATGGTACATTCATGCGGCTTCTACAATTTATGTCTACGGGACACCTGGGAAGGTAGACACATCAGTAAGTAGTAAGTAGTTCAAAGTTCAAATTTTTGGCATCATTACTTAAATCAGTTTTCTTCATTGTTACAGCCATGGTATACTTAATGCCCTTTAGTTTGGTCTAGTAGTCTAGACACAACTAAGTTGCTGTTTTTCACATTTATGCATCAACTTTTCTTAAGGCTTTGTTTCCTTAATGAAGGacagctcttattttgaaagggaCCAGCAGGAGGCTTAAATTCACAGTAAAAACGGCAAGGAAATGtagcattttttgtttgtttaacacCTGTTCAATAAAGGCACATGCTGTCCGTATTTGGTTTCaaattgtgttttatatcaAGTGGCCACATCTTTAGTTTGAAAGTTAGTGGTAGCAAGACTGCTTTGCTGAACCTATAGCCCTTTATCAGAGACATTTTGCCAAGTTAAAGATGAAGAGTGGTATCTAATTATTAGAGTATAAACAAGAATGTATCATCATGAGGCATATGATACAGGAACTTTTAGTGTGTGGTCTAATGTCACTTGAAGAATTCTGTTAGGATAATAATGATGGTAAagcttttagttttttagttttccttccgctactgtatttttgtgtatttcatTCTTCATACCTTTTATAAACCATCAGTTAGACCATCATTCAGCCACGGAAACTAGTACTCCATGCTGATACAGGTAGATTAAAGTTTAAAATCTTGAAATAGACTGTGGACCTAGACTAATGGTTCGGTGATTAACATTTCCAGAAAGTTTTGACCTTCActgaatttcttattttatcaTCTGTTGCTGAAGTGTTGTGATACTTACTCATAGAAACCATTGGAGGCGTTTATGATGTCATAAATCATGGAGGACTTCTGCTTGTTGAGCGTCTCCATGGCCGCGCTGCCGCCGTTGTTCTTAATCCACTCCAGCACCAGACTCATTATGTAGATGCTGAACCGACAAAATTAAGTTAGGAATAATAAGTTACAtactacattttgaaatgtttttttttaaatctctttaaaAAGTTCAACATGTTGGTAAATGTGATCGAGTGGTATCaattttctcatctaactctcagcaagccTTTAACTAaatgcatttcccaaaatgttggaCTATACCTTCAAAATTTGTCTGGTGGAAAAGCCACCCAGTAATTCCAAGGAGAGACATTTTGCATATGCATCTTACTTAGCTGACAATACATCTTTAATCCTCTATTTGTAGGAAACATGGGAGCTTTCAACAACAGAAACGAGGCTTGTCTGTACCTGAAACACGGTGGGGTGTTGTAGAGGGAGTTCATTTCAGCCTGCACCTTGTAGTCCAGGACAATGGGACACTCTTTCAGAGCGTGGCCTAACAAGTCCTCTCGCACGATGACCACAGTTACCCCGGCACAGCCCACGTTCTTCTGAGCTCCGGCGAAAATCAGACCAAACTACACAATGTGAGAGgacaaaaattaaaattccaTTTATAGCCACAATATCGACTTGTGTGGCAAAGGAGATCTACAAGAGGAAAGGCTGTGTTTTTACCCAAGTCAAGAGGGTTTCTCCTCTGTAAATGTAAGCATGCTACTAGCAGGTCTTCATTGGTCTTTTCCTTAATTTCTCTCTTATTACTTTATCTTTCTACTATCTTACATTATCTTATaactttaaaacataattttattttgtatatttatttatcattagtATTTCTTGGGTCTTGTTTTGATTCATACATGGGTGCTGAAATAGGAGCAAATTTCTATTCACAGTTTAGGGATAATAAAGGTTTTCCTGACAGTTTATATAATCGACATGGGAATTTGGGGAAATAAGAGAAAGAGTATCATTCTTGTCCTCACCTTTGATACATCCACAGGTCGAGACAGGAAGTTGGAGGACATGTCAGCGACAAGGACCACCCCGTTTGTTTCAGGTGTGAAGTTGAACTCCACACCGTGGACTGTCTCGTTGCAGCAGTAGTACACGTAGGAGGCTGAGGGGTTCAGGGTCCAGCTGCCGGGGTCGGGGATTTCTGGAGGGAGCAACAACAGAACATTCTTAAAATCAGACTAAAGAGTCTGCAGCCACGCCGCAGTctgaactgtaaaaatactaACTTGTTCCCAATAACAATGATTAACTGGACCCCCAAATGGGTATCAACCAACGGGGGCCCGCAGAGGCGATGCAAGTCAGACCCGGAGGTCCACGGGAGCGATGCATGGCGCCGGTTGAGAGTAGAGTAGTTTGGAAAACTAATTTTTGTATATTTCATGATTTTGAAACGAAAGTGTTACCTAGTGGCCGATTTGCTCCATATTTAACACAAATCCTCAGTGGAGTCAAGTTGTGTTAATCGGTGTGATTGTTGCATTATTTTGAGGAATAGCGACACTTACTGGCAAATTGGCAACAGACTTTGCACAAAGCCCCAGTGGAGCATGGAGAACAACTGAGTCAAGATTTGTGTTAATCGGAGAATGTGTTGCCGAGATACGcaacacttcctgttttgacTGCAACCTAAAGCAAGTTGTTCCTATAGAAAAAAATGCAGGTTGAAAATGAGACTCATCTTTCTGGTGCTGGCCAGCCTGTCTGAGGACAGAAGGCACAACATAACAATAAATGTGTGTTCAATTAAATTGATTTGACATTTAATTTTGTtatgcttttttgttgttgtttttttgtttttgtttttaaatggtaaAACTGCGTGCGAACACTACGATAAACAAGAACTCCACAACAATCCCCAAATCAGACACAACCATGTGGAAAAGGCTGCTCGCATACCAGAGTCTTTCATTGGTAGTCGAGCCTTTTGTTTATTACGTAACAGCCTGGGTGCACAGCCAGGTTTCGCAGACTGACCAACTCATCAAGAGCGTTAACTATTTTTGATGTGATAATTAAACTGAACTCTAaaccaaaaagagaaagaaagaaaggaagtaGACTCCGAATTTGTCATGTCGCCCTCTGAAATaacaacatgcacacagactTACTCGTGTAACTCTCCAGCTTCGGGTGGACAATGTTGACCTTGCCGTATTTCTCTGCTTCTTTTGCTGCTTTTGATGACCATGTGCCGGTCACTAGGTAATCGGCGCACATGCCCTCTTTAAGGCCAATCAGGTTGAGAGGAACAGCGCTGAACTGTCCAGACCCGCCGCCCTGTAGGAACATCACTTTGTAGTTGTCTGGAATATTTCTGTGAAGAGATAAAGGTCCCTGTGTTACACACTGTGTACAGTGAAGACAGACCTTACACTTACCTTCTTTCAAAAGGTAATGTAAATGTTATTATAAAACCAAGATTATTtacactatttcaaaagcagATTAAAATTGACTGGATTTTTTAAACAAGTATCTGCCATTAAAATTgtcataaaatgtattaatcaATTTCTCTTAAATTACAGATGAGATTTCTAAAATTCACTCAACCTGTTTATTTTAGTTACATTTTAGCttgaaagaaattaatttaaatagaGCTGCAaggattaattgattagttgtcaactattaatgCGGTCTGAATAATtcatggggggaaaaaaagcaaagattctctgattccagcttcttaaattttctgttttttttttttcctctgcgaCAGTTAACtggatatctttgagttgtggacaaaacaagacatttgatgatgtcatcttgggctctgggaaacaCTGATAGACATTTTACATGAATTTTAATACTGAAATACCTAGGTTTTCACAGGACCACAAGCGCTAACATGCATGTGCTGACAGACCGGCTATCAAATCTCATCATACTTATCCCACTAAATCATATTTTACTCTGATATTCTTCTGTGTGGCAATGCAGGTTTTATGCAAGTGGTATATGGCAacgtttaaataaaaaggagtCAACCCAGAATCCTGGGTATGATGGTGCTATTTGTTTTCAAAACGTGCATAACTAACATATTGTTTATATTGTATGACAATATAAATGAACCTAGGTTGGAGTGTTGCGATGATGCTACAGTGCACTATGGATAGAGGAATGAAGGAGGAGAATAATAAAACAGTAGAAGCCATGTGAAACAACAACGGCAGCACTTACAACAACTCTCGCAGGAGACTCTCTGTTTTGTTGAGGATTTTGTTGAAGTCTGCTGATCGGTGACTCATCTCTAGTTTGAACAgaatcaaaaacatttgaattcaATCTGATTGTCATTGACACTGACCCCACCCTTTAGCAATCGTTTATTACTGGCACACCTCTTTAGAACAGATTCCAGTGAGTGAGGAATCAGCGCTCATGAGTAGATACGCTGCTTTGATTTGATCTCTGAAGTTATCATGTATCTGGACACATGGTAAGTGGATATCTTCCAGGGTTACAGGCTTTTCAGTACAACATTCCTCCATTTCAATCAAACAGGGGAACAAAGAGGGAATGTTATACTAAAAACATTGTAACTCAAGCCT belongs to Etheostoma spectabile isolate EspeVRDwgs_2016 chromosome 5, UIUC_Espe_1.0, whole genome shotgun sequence and includes:
- the psat1 gene encoding phosphoserine aminotransferase, yielding MEQKPTINFGAGPAKLPQSVLLQAQKEFLSYSGIGISVLEMSHRSADFNKILNKTESLLRELLNIPDNYKVMFLQGGGSGQFSAVPLNLIGLKEGMCADYLVTGTWSSKAAKEAEKYGKVNIVHPKLESYTKIPDPGSWTLNPSASYVYYCCNETVHGVEFNFTPETNGVVLVADMSSNFLSRPVDVSKFGLIFAGAQKNVGCAGVTVVIVREDLLGHALKECPIVLDYKVQAEMNSLYNTPPCFSIYIMSLVLEWIKNNGGSAAMETLNKQKSSMIYDIINASNGFYECPVDINCRSRMNVPFRVGKKEGDEDLEKDFLAGASKRGMISLKGHRSVGGIRASLYNAVTLEDTEALATYMKEFLKEHQ